A single genomic interval of Nitrosomonadales bacterium harbors:
- the tsaD gene encoding tRNA (adenosine(37)-N6)-threonylcarbamoyltransferase complex transferase subunit TsaD gives MSLITLGIESSCDETGVALYQTERGLLAHALHTQVAMHGEYGGVVPELASRDHAHRVIPLARQVLQSAGISLEQVDAVAYTQGPGLGGALLVGASVANALAYALDIPTIGIHHLEGHLLSPLLSDPAPEFPFVALLVSGGHTQLMRVDAIGHYVLLGETLDDAAGEAFDKSAKLLGLGYPGGPELARLAAQGRPGLYKLPRPMLHSGNLEFSFSGLKTAVLTLVRQSNDNEQTKADIAYATQEAIVDVLAFKARAALAQTGLDQLVVAGGVGANRLLRERLSEDIGKRGGKVFYPDLEFCTDNGAMIAFAGALRLAQRKGLKDYRFDVKPRWDLAGIA, from the coding sequence ATGTCACTCATCACACTCGGAATCGAATCATCCTGCGACGAAACAGGCGTCGCGCTCTACCAGACAGAGCGAGGTTTGCTTGCGCACGCGCTGCATACCCAAGTCGCCATGCATGGCGAATATGGCGGCGTCGTTCCAGAACTCGCCTCGCGCGACCACGCGCATCGCGTCATTCCGCTGGCAAGACAGGTATTACAGTCTGCCGGCATCTCGCTGGAACAGGTCGACGCTGTCGCCTACACACAGGGGCCCGGGCTGGGTGGTGCACTGCTGGTTGGCGCCAGCGTTGCGAATGCGCTGGCCTATGCGCTCGACATCCCCACCATCGGCATCCACCATCTGGAAGGCCACCTGCTCTCCCCGCTGCTGTCCGACCCCGCGCCCGAATTCCCGTTCGTCGCCCTGCTGGTATCGGGCGGACACACTCAACTGATGCGCGTGGATGCTATCGGACACTATGTCTTACTAGGCGAGACACTGGACGATGCCGCAGGGGAAGCCTTCGACAAAAGCGCCAAGCTGCTGGGTCTGGGTTATCCGGGCGGCCCGGAGCTAGCCAGACTCGCCGCACAAGGCCGACCCGGCCTGTATAAACTGCCGCGCCCGATGCTGCACAGCGGCAATCTGGAATTCAGTTTCAGCGGACTAAAGACAGCGGTGCTTACACTCGTCAGACAAAGCAATGACAACGAGCAGACAAAAGCCGATATCGCGTACGCAACGCAGGAAGCCATAGTCGATGTGCTGGCATTCAAGGCACGCGCTGCGCTCGCGCAGACCGGGCTGGATCAACTGGTTGTCGCGGGCGGAGTAGGCGCAAACCGGCTGTTGCGCGAACGCCTGAGCGAAGACATCGGCAAACGCGGCGGAAAAGTGTTCTATCCCGATCTGGAATTCTGCACCGATAACGGCGCGATGATTGCTTTTGCTGGGGCCTTGCGTCTTGCACAACGGAAAGGGCTCAAGGATTACCGCTTCGATGTCAAGCCACGTTGGGACCTGGCAGGGATCGCATAA
- a CDS encoding winged helix-turn-helix transcriptional regulator has protein sequence MENELMDRDEDIQQAAHAIKAIAHPLRLKILCVLGNQEVNVQDIVERVGTSQSNISQHLAILREKGVLATRKDANRVFYRIGDLRTLKLVGMMRDVFCTT, from the coding sequence ATGGAAAACGAGTTGATGGATAGGGATGAGGACATTCAGCAGGCCGCTCATGCCATCAAGGCGATTGCGCATCCGCTACGCCTCAAAATATTGTGTGTGCTCGGCAATCAGGAGGTCAATGTGCAGGACATTGTGGAGCGTGTCGGCACATCGCAAAGCAATATTTCCCAGCATCTTGCGATCTTGCGGGAGAAGGGTGTATTGGCCACGCGCAAGGATGCGAATCGGGTGTTTTATCGGATCGGGGACCTGCGCACCCTGAAGTTGGTCGGCATGATGCGGGATGTGTTCTGCACTACATAA
- a CDS encoding DUF2892 domain-containing protein encodes MNAERIVRIVAGSFILLSLALGVDASPLFVSKYFLLFTAFVGLNLFQSGFTQFCPLNNILAKFGIKNGTC; translated from the coding sequence ATGAATGCAGAGCGTATCGTACGCATCGTTGCGGGCAGTTTTATCTTGTTGTCGCTGGCGCTGGGAGTGGACGCCAGTCCATTGTTCGTGAGCAAATACTTCCTTTTGTTCACCGCATTCGTCGGATTGAATCTGTTCCAGAGCGGCTTCACCCAGTTCTGCCCGCTGAATAACATCCTTGCCAAGTTCGGCATTAAAAACGGTACGTGCTGA
- a CDS encoding efflux RND transporter periplasmic adaptor subunit yields MNQVKKSWIFCLLLLTGSTVAQASEPLAVAPVQYREVVQTYSADGLVEAVRQTTVSAQIGGRVKEVSFDIGDHVRKGQVILRIDEREAAQALIGSQAQVLQAQANMQNAKATYERSRQLFAQKFISQAALDKAQADYKIALAQAAASEAGAGQASLAHGYTAVMAPYSGVVAARLVELGEMVMPGKPLMTGFDPSGMRVLVNVPQYKLAEIGAQPVATVEVPSLNRRIKAESVTVQPVADARTHSTLLRVNLPANEPGIYPGMFVRTHFVIGKASKLVMPASAVLRRSEVVAVYVADDKGVMKLRQIRLGETVSDGMVEVLAGLNPGEKVALDPVRAGMTRMQQR; encoded by the coding sequence GTGAACCAAGTGAAAAAGTCATGGATATTTTGTTTGCTGTTGCTGACCGGTTCGACTGTTGCACAGGCGTCTGAACCGCTTGCCGTCGCGCCCGTGCAGTACCGCGAAGTGGTGCAGACCTATAGCGCGGATGGCCTGGTAGAGGCAGTGCGCCAGACCACTGTGTCTGCGCAAATAGGCGGACGAGTCAAAGAAGTAAGCTTCGATATTGGCGATCATGTCAGGAAAGGCCAGGTGATTCTGCGCATTGATGAGCGCGAAGCGGCGCAAGCGCTGATTGGCAGTCAGGCGCAGGTATTGCAGGCGCAAGCCAACATGCAGAATGCCAAAGCGACCTATGAGCGTTCCAGGCAGTTGTTCGCGCAGAAATTCATCAGCCAGGCGGCGCTCGATAAAGCGCAGGCGGACTACAAAATAGCGCTTGCGCAGGCTGCCGCCAGTGAGGCGGGAGCCGGGCAGGCCAGTCTCGCGCATGGTTATACCGCAGTGATGGCTCCCTACAGTGGGGTGGTGGCTGCAAGGTTGGTGGAACTCGGGGAAATGGTGATGCCAGGGAAGCCGCTGATGACCGGTTTCGATCCGTCCGGGATGCGCGTGCTGGTCAATGTGCCGCAGTACAAACTGGCCGAAATTGGTGCGCAGCCCGTAGCGACGGTGGAAGTTCCTTCGCTGAATCGCCGAATCAAGGCGGAATCCGTAACGGTTCAACCGGTGGCTGACGCCCGGACTCACAGTACGCTGCTACGCGTGAATCTGCCTGCCAACGAACCCGGCATCTATCCGGGCATGTTCGTGCGCACCCATTTTGTGATTGGCAAAGCCAGCAAGCTGGTAATGCCGGCAAGCGCCGTATTGCGCCGTAGCGAGGTGGTTGCGGTGTATGTGGCGGACGACAAGGGCGTTATGAAGTTACGCCAGATACGTCTCGGCGAAACAGTCTCCGACGGGATGGTGGAGGTGCTGGCTGGCTTGAATCCGGGCGAGAAAGTGGCTCTGGATCCGGTCAGGGCGGGCATGACAAGAATGCAACAGCGTTAG
- a CDS encoding efflux RND transporter permease subunit, with translation MGISGRIAKLFLHSQMTPLLALVAVLLGAFAVLVTPREEEPQINVTMANVMIAYPGASARDVAQTVSTPAEQVLAQIAGVDHVYSVAQPGMAVITVQFKVGEEHISSLVKLYDVVNSNADWLPVTQGVAQPIIKAKGIDDVPVVALTLWREQLVGGGIELTQVAHAIEAELKRVPGTREVSTLGGTQRMVRVLLSPESLNAHQLTLQDVRAALRSANVSQNAGNMVQDNREVLVQTGSFLSDANEVRELVVGVTNGKPVFLRDVADVRDGADQPDSYVWLGTGLAATDKQIKAEGEFAAVTLAITKKPGENAVEIADKLMKRVNELKGSVIPGDVQVSITRNYGETANDKAMKLIKKLLFATFAVVALVWFAMGRREALVVGIAVLLTLAVTLFASWAYGFTLNRVSLFALIFSIGILVDDAIVVVENIHRRRAMAEHQPLSEIIPEAVDEVGSPTILATFTVIAALLPMAFVSGLMGPYMSPIPINASMGMLISLAVAFVITPWLVYRFAGAQHETLKDERDTAVSRFFREQLSPFLNREHGKPARRKLWLAIFGGLLLAVSLGAVKLVILKMLPFDNKSEFQIIVDMPTGTALEQTSAVLHEISGYLATVPEVTDYQAYAGTASPINFNGLVRQYYLRSAAEQGDIQVNLQDKHQRSRSSHEIATAALGPIQEIAQRWGAKVKIVEVPPGPPVMSPIVAEIYGPDYDGARAVAGKVRDQFAKTEDIVAIDDSVTEAAPKLLLQVMQSKAALLGVAPHDIVDMIGMALSGQDVASLHDENAKYAPPLRIGLPPERRSRIDEVLKLKVRARDGVLIPLSEVVQVVPVPRDYPIYHKDLLPVVYVFGDMAGKLDSPLYGMFGINGKTGGMALEQGGVLEPYFFRQPGDPYASYAMKWDGEWQVTFETFRDMGIAYGVGLILIYLLVVAQFKSYLVPLVIMAPIPLTIIGVMPGHALFGAQFTATSMIGMIALAGIIVRNSILLVDFVNLQLRDGMDPQHAVIAAAGARAKPIILTGLAAMLGALFILDDPIFNGLALSLIFGILVSTLLTLVVIPVLYYSVLYKKFP, from the coding sequence ATGGGCATCTCCGGGCGTATCGCCAAATTGTTCCTGCATTCGCAGATGACCCCGCTGCTGGCGCTGGTTGCCGTGTTGCTGGGCGCTTTCGCGGTGCTGGTGACGCCGCGCGAAGAAGAGCCGCAGATCAATGTGACCATGGCGAACGTGATGATCGCCTACCCCGGCGCATCGGCGCGGGACGTCGCGCAAACCGTGTCGACTCCTGCCGAGCAGGTGTTGGCGCAGATCGCCGGCGTGGATCATGTGTATTCGGTGGCGCAGCCAGGAATGGCGGTCATTACCGTGCAGTTCAAGGTAGGCGAAGAACATATTTCCTCGCTGGTGAAGCTCTACGATGTCGTAAATTCCAATGCCGACTGGCTGCCGGTTACGCAGGGAGTCGCGCAACCCATCATCAAGGCCAAAGGCATCGATGACGTACCTGTGGTCGCCCTGACCTTGTGGCGCGAGCAACTGGTCGGGGGAGGGATCGAACTGACACAGGTGGCGCATGCCATCGAGGCCGAACTGAAACGGGTGCCCGGCACACGCGAGGTGAGTACGCTGGGCGGAACGCAACGCATGGTACGCGTGTTGCTCAGCCCGGAGAGCCTGAATGCCCATCAGCTCACCCTGCAGGATGTGCGTGCTGCGCTGCGCTCCGCCAATGTCTCGCAGAATGCCGGGAATATGGTGCAGGACAATCGTGAAGTGCTGGTACAGACCGGCAGTTTCCTGAGCGATGCCAATGAAGTGCGCGAACTGGTGGTCGGCGTGACTAATGGCAAGCCGGTATTTCTGCGCGATGTCGCTGACGTCAGGGACGGAGCTGACCAGCCGGACAGTTATGTATGGCTGGGCACTGGATTGGCTGCTACGGACAAACAGATCAAAGCCGAAGGGGAGTTCGCTGCGGTCACGCTGGCGATCACCAAAAAGCCCGGTGAAAACGCCGTAGAGATTGCCGACAAACTGATGAAGCGGGTGAATGAGCTCAAGGGTAGCGTGATTCCCGGGGATGTGCAGGTCAGCATTACTCGCAACTACGGTGAAACAGCGAATGACAAGGCGATGAAGCTGATCAAGAAGCTGTTATTCGCGACCTTCGCGGTAGTTGCGCTGGTATGGTTTGCGATGGGCCGGCGCGAGGCGCTGGTGGTTGGAATCGCAGTGCTGCTGACTCTGGCAGTGACGCTGTTTGCTTCCTGGGCCTACGGTTTTACGCTCAATCGCGTATCACTGTTTGCGCTGATCTTTTCCATCGGTATCCTGGTGGATGACGCAATCGTCGTGGTGGAGAACATCCATCGCCGCCGTGCGATGGCCGAGCACCAACCGCTCTCCGAAATCATACCGGAAGCTGTGGACGAGGTAGGTAGCCCGACCATACTTGCCACCTTTACGGTAATTGCGGCATTGCTGCCGATGGCTTTCGTCAGCGGGCTGATGGGGCCGTACATGAGCCCGATCCCGATCAATGCCAGCATGGGCATGCTGATCTCGCTGGCAGTGGCATTCGTCATCACTCCTTGGCTGGTATATCGTTTTGCCGGCGCGCAGCATGAGACGCTCAAGGACGAGCGCGACACTGCCGTCAGCCGTTTCTTCCGCGAACAGCTGAGTCCGTTCCTCAATCGGGAGCACGGCAAGCCGGCACGGCGCAAGCTGTGGCTGGCCATTTTCGGCGGCTTGTTGCTGGCGGTGTCGCTGGGCGCGGTGAAATTGGTGATTCTGAAAATGTTGCCGTTCGATAACAAATCGGAATTCCAAATCATAGTGGACATGCCCACCGGTACTGCGCTGGAGCAGACCAGCGCAGTGTTGCATGAGATCAGCGGCTATCTGGCAACAGTGCCTGAAGTGACGGATTATCAGGCTTACGCAGGCACGGCTTCGCCGATCAATTTCAATGGTCTGGTCCGCCAGTATTATCTTCGCAGTGCGGCCGAGCAGGGCGATATCCAGGTCAACCTGCAAGACAAGCATCAGCGCAGCCGCAGCAGCCACGAGATCGCGACTGCCGCACTGGGACCGATCCAGGAGATCGCGCAACGCTGGGGTGCGAAGGTGAAGATCGTAGAGGTGCCGCCCGGGCCGCCAGTCATGTCTCCCATCGTCGCGGAGATCTATGGGCCGGATTACGATGGCGCGCGTGCGGTGGCCGGCAAGGTGCGTGATCAATTCGCAAAGACCGAAGATATCGTTGCCATCGACGACAGTGTTACGGAAGCCGCGCCAAAATTGCTGTTGCAAGTGATGCAAAGCAAGGCTGCCCTGCTTGGCGTTGCTCCGCATGACATCGTGGACATGATCGGCATGGCGCTGTCTGGCCAGGATGTCGCCTCGCTACATGACGAGAACGCCAAATATGCGCCACCGTTGCGCATCGGTCTGCCGCCGGAGCGGCGCAGTCGCATCGACGAGGTGCTCAAACTCAAGGTGCGCGCGCGCGACGGCGTATTGATTCCGCTTTCCGAGGTGGTGCAAGTGGTTCCGGTGCCGCGCGATTATCCGATCTACCACAAGGATCTGTTGCCGGTAGTGTATGTGTTCGGTGATATGGCGGGCAAACTGGACAGTCCGCTGTATGGCATGTTCGGCATCAACGGCAAGACCGGCGGCATGGCACTCGAACAGGGCGGTGTGCTCGAGCCCTACTTCTTCCGGCAACCCGGTGATCCCTATGCCAGTTATGCGATGAAGTGGGACGGCGAATGGCAAGTGACTTTCGAGACATTCCGCGACATGGGCATTGCCTATGGCGTGGGATTGATCCTGATCTACCTGCTGGTGGTGGCGCAGTTCAAGTCCTACCTTGTGCCGCTGGTGATCATGGCGCCGATCCCGCTTACCATCATCGGTGTGATGCCGGGTCATGCCCTGTTCGGTGCGCAGTTCACTGCCACGTCGATGATCGGCATGATCGCACTGGCGGGCATCATCGTGCGCAATTCCATCCTGCTGGTTGACTTTGTCAACCTGCAATTACGCGATGGCATGGATCCGCAACATGCGGTGATCGCCGCCGCCGGCGCGCGCGCCAAGCCGATCATTCTGACCGGCCTGGCTGCGATGCTGGGGGCGCTGTTCATTCTCGACGACCCGATCTTCAATGGGCTGGCGCTGTCCTTGATTTTCGGCATCCTTGTCTCCACATTGCTGACGCTGGTGGTGATACCCGTGTTGTACTACTCGGTGCTGTACAAGAAATTCCCGTAG
- a CDS encoding 2,3-bisphosphoglycerate-independent phosphoglycerate mutase has protein sequence MNITPVLLIILDGFGHRVESDYNAILAARKPNLDALWRDYPHTLIHASEKSVGLPSRQMGNSEVGHLNIGAGRVVFQDLSRVDVAIEDGSFFTNPALNGAIAQAKQHNSVLHIMGLLSPGGVHSHENHILAMLEMAARAGLQKICLHAFLDGRDTPPKSAEQSLLLLQQRCTALGVGRIVSICGRFYAMDRDNRWERVQPAYELLTQGRAEFTASDALNGLTQAYARGESDEFVKPTVIVPDNAAPTEMQDGDVVIFMNFRADRAREIARALTDESFTGFQRNHFPKLASFVSLSNYGEDFQLPCAYPPEEIHNGFGEYISNMGLKQLRISETEKYAHVTYFFSGGNEQPYPGEDRILVPSPKVATYDLQPEMSALEVTDKLEAAIMSRQYHAIICNYANGDMVGHSGNMEAATKAIEALDVCIGRAVEAMRSIGGEVIITADHGNAEQMIDRTTHQAHTAHTLNPVPFLYVGRKASLVGNGALRDIAPSMLTIMGLPQPAEMTGHSLIHL, from the coding sequence ATGAACATTACCCCCGTATTGCTGATCATTCTGGATGGTTTCGGCCACCGCGTCGAGTCCGACTACAATGCTATTCTGGCAGCCCGCAAACCCAATCTGGATGCGCTTTGGCGCGATTATCCCCATACACTGATCCATGCCTCGGAAAAATCCGTTGGCCTGCCTTCCCGCCAAATGGGTAACTCCGAAGTGGGGCATCTAAATATCGGCGCAGGTCGCGTGGTATTCCAGGACCTGAGTCGCGTCGACGTTGCCATCGAAGATGGCAGTTTTTTCACCAACCCAGCCCTAAACGGGGCAATTGCACAAGCCAAGCAGCACAACAGCGTGCTGCATATCATGGGCCTGCTTTCGCCGGGCGGCGTGCATAGCCATGAGAACCATATCCTTGCCATGCTTGAAATGGCGGCACGCGCCGGCCTGCAAAAAATCTGCCTGCACGCCTTTCTGGACGGGCGCGACACCCCGCCGAAAAGCGCCGAGCAATCGCTGCTCCTTTTGCAGCAGCGATGTACAGCCCTGGGTGTCGGCCGGATTGTCAGCATCTGCGGGCGCTTTTATGCGATGGATCGAGACAACCGCTGGGAGCGGGTGCAGCCCGCCTATGAATTACTCACCCAGGGGCGCGCCGAATTTACGGCATCAGATGCATTAAACGGATTGACTCAGGCTTATGCGCGCGGCGAATCGGACGAATTTGTCAAGCCGACCGTCATCGTTCCGGATAATGCTGCGCCAACCGAAATGCAGGATGGTGACGTAGTGATATTCATGAATTTCCGTGCCGACCGCGCACGCGAGATCGCGCGCGCGCTCACTGACGAATCGTTTACGGGATTCCAGCGTAACCACTTCCCAAAGCTTGCCAGCTTCGTTTCGCTCAGCAATTATGGTGAAGATTTCCAATTGCCCTGCGCATATCCGCCCGAAGAGATTCACAACGGTTTTGGCGAATATATTTCGAACATGGGCTTAAAGCAGCTGCGCATTTCCGAGACGGAAAAATATGCGCACGTCACTTACTTCTTCAGCGGCGGCAATGAACAGCCCTATCCAGGCGAAGACCGTATATTGGTACCATCACCCAAAGTTGCCACCTACGATCTTCAACCGGAAATGAGCGCGCTCGAAGTGACCGATAAACTCGAAGCTGCGATCATGAGCCGTCAATACCACGCCATCATCTGCAACTATGCCAACGGCGACATGGTGGGACACAGCGGCAACATGGAGGCCGCCACCAAAGCCATCGAAGCGCTGGATGTCTGCATTGGCCGCGCGGTGGAGGCAATGCGATCCATCGGTGGCGAGGTCATCATCACCGCAGACCACGGCAATGCCGAACAGATGATAGATCGCACTACCCATCAGGCGCATACCGCACACACCCTGAATCCTGTTCCCTTCCTATATGTCGGGCGCAAGGCATCCCTCGTGGGAAACGGGGCTCTGCGCGATATCGCACCGAGTATGCTGACCATCATGGGTTTGCCACAACCTGCAGAGATGACTGGACACAGCCTGATCCATCTATAG
- a CDS encoding peptidoglycan DD-metalloendopeptidase family protein, producing MDKTSESKSEAADALRESERAISNSNRKLAEIAAQQHDADNRLGELQARLRQLNDRMTEQRSQLGKLLYQQYLGGRQEYLRMILSDQNPSQVARDMQYYRYIAHGRADWLVALRDDFTALDAVRAATREQREQLASLRTEQSAQKKILEKEQRTRKVMLHKISLQLRAQRREIGRLQRNENRLASLVEKITEMLAQPKSGTLFRNDNLPDNRFDGKPFEQLKGKLALPVRGEVTNRFGTPRPDSTILWKGLFLRTSSGQAVKAIASGRVVFADWLRGFGNLLIVDHGKGYMSLYANNETLYKQVGDMLHGGDTVAAVGNSGGNENYGLYFELRHKSKPLDPIDWLATK from the coding sequence ATGGACAAGACCAGCGAGTCAAAATCGGAGGCTGCCGATGCGCTACGGGAATCGGAACGCGCAATCAGCAACAGCAACCGAAAACTTGCCGAAATCGCAGCACAACAGCACGATGCCGACAACAGGCTTGGCGAATTGCAGGCACGTCTGCGGCAATTAAACGACCGCATGACAGAACAACGCTCTCAGCTAGGTAAATTGCTCTATCAGCAATATCTTGGCGGCCGGCAGGAATATCTCCGGATGATCCTGAGCGACCAGAATCCCAGCCAGGTTGCGCGCGACATGCAGTATTACCGATACATTGCCCATGGCCGTGCAGACTGGCTTGTCGCCTTGCGCGACGATTTCACGGCCCTGGACGCGGTCAGGGCTGCCACACGCGAACAGCGCGAACAGCTGGCATCGTTGCGCACGGAACAATCTGCGCAGAAAAAAATCCTCGAGAAAGAGCAGCGCACACGAAAAGTCATGTTGCACAAGATTTCACTGCAACTGCGAGCGCAACGTCGCGAGATCGGTCGCCTGCAACGTAACGAAAACCGGCTGGCATCCTTGGTCGAGAAGATCACGGAAATGCTTGCGCAGCCCAAATCAGGCACACTGTTCCGCAATGACAATCTCCCGGACAACCGCTTTGATGGCAAACCATTCGAACAACTAAAGGGCAAACTGGCACTGCCGGTCAGGGGCGAAGTCACCAACCGGTTCGGCACACCGCGCCCCGATAGCACGATACTCTGGAAAGGTTTGTTCCTGAGAACTTCCAGCGGACAAGCTGTCAAGGCAATTGCTTCCGGTCGGGTTGTTTTTGCCGATTGGCTGCGCGGCTTTGGTAACCTGCTCATCGTCGATCATGGCAAGGGATATATGAGCCTGTATGCCAACAATGAAACGCTCTACAAACAGGTTGGCGATATGTTACACGGCGGTGATACCGTTGCCGCAGTCGGGAACAGCGGCGGGAACGAAAATTACGGTTTATACTTTGAACTGCGCCATAAAAGTAAACCGCTCGATCCGATAGATTGGCTGGCAACTAAATAA
- a CDS encoding S41 family peptidase — protein sequence MRFLEKAGLVGLGLVAGISASLHFAAIADKDTLATPLPIEELRAFSEVFGRIKSDYVEPVTDKKLITEAINGMVSGLDPHSSYLDADAFKELQVGTQGEFGGLGIEVGMEDGLVKVVSPIEDTPAFQAGIKSGDLIVKLDDTLVKGMTLSEAVKRMRGKPGSKIVLTIIRKEEPKPLTITLVRAIIKVQSVKSKLIESGYGFVRITQFQEHTGENLAAALEALVKQNQGPLKGLVLDLRNDPGGLLTGAVGVSAAFLARDALVVYTEGRTDDAKMRLTASPDNYLRGNGKADYLKNVPDSMKSVPLVVLVNGGSASASEIVAGALQDHKRAVIMGTQTFGKGSVQTVLPLGNNTAIKLTTARYYTPGGRSIQAKGIVPDILVDDPGRSGVDNAFRLREADLDKHLINDKSPAEGKDLDSMSPPPSPKPVTNENDTKSAPVEFGSRDDYQLTQALNLLKGMQILQGR from the coding sequence ATGCGTTTTCTGGAAAAAGCTGGCTTGGTTGGTCTGGGGTTGGTGGCGGGCATCTCCGCCAGCTTGCATTTCGCCGCAATAGCAGACAAGGACACGCTTGCCACCCCGCTTCCGATTGAGGAATTACGAGCCTTCTCCGAAGTATTCGGCCGCATCAAGAGCGACTACGTTGAACCCGTTACCGACAAGAAGTTGATTACCGAAGCCATCAACGGCATGGTGAGTGGCCTTGATCCGCACTCGTCTTACCTCGACGCAGATGCTTTCAAAGAGTTGCAGGTCGGCACTCAGGGCGAGTTCGGCGGGCTCGGCATCGAAGTCGGGATGGAGGACGGCCTGGTCAAGGTTGTTTCCCCAATTGAAGACACACCCGCATTTCAGGCTGGCATCAAGAGCGGCGATCTGATTGTCAAACTGGACGACACGCTGGTCAAAGGCATGACATTGAGCGAGGCCGTCAAACGCATGCGCGGCAAACCTGGAAGCAAGATCGTCCTGACCATTATCCGCAAAGAAGAACCCAAACCGCTCACCATCACTCTGGTGCGCGCCATTATCAAGGTGCAGAGCGTGAAATCCAAACTGATCGAATCAGGGTATGGTTTCGTGCGCATCACACAGTTTCAGGAGCACACCGGGGAAAACCTTGCCGCCGCACTGGAGGCCTTGGTCAAACAGAACCAAGGCCCGCTCAAAGGCCTGGTACTCGACCTTCGTAACGACCCCGGTGGATTATTAACCGGTGCAGTTGGTGTTTCTGCCGCTTTTCTGGCCAGAGATGCGCTGGTGGTCTACACCGAAGGTCGCACCGACGACGCAAAAATGCGTTTAACCGCCAGCCCGGATAATTATCTGCGCGGCAATGGCAAGGCTGATTATCTCAAAAATGTGCCGGACTCCATGAAAAGTGTACCGCTGGTCGTCTTGGTAAACGGCGGCTCCGCATCAGCTTCGGAGATCGTGGCAGGTGCATTGCAAGACCATAAGCGCGCAGTCATCATGGGCACACAGACCTTCGGAAAAGGTTCCGTGCAGACTGTTCTGCCCTTGGGCAACAACACCGCCATCAAACTCACGACTGCACGTTATTACACACCTGGCGGGCGCTCCATCCAGGCCAAGGGCATCGTGCCCGATATCCTTGTAGATGATCCCGGCCGATCCGGAGTTGATAATGCGTTCCGTTTACGTGAAGCAGATCTGGACAAACACCTGATTAACGACAAGTCTCCCGCAGAAGGAAAAGACTTGGACAGTATGAGCCCCCCCCCTTCTCCCAAACCCGTCACCAATGAAAATGATACGAAATCGGCTCCAGTCGAGTTTGGTTCCAGGGATGATTATCAACTTACCCAGGCATTGAACCTACTGAAAGGAATGCAGATACTGCAAGGCAGGTAA